In Poecilia reticulata strain Guanapo linkage group LG1, Guppy_female_1.0+MT, whole genome shotgun sequence, one genomic interval encodes:
- the LOC103462326 gene encoding cytochrome P450 3A30-like, which produces MDFFPFISSETWFLLISFISIFVLYGHWTYGVFEKLGVRGPKPLMYWGTVGRHNQVYYLDDYECAKKYGRIWGLYELRRPMLAVMDPEMLKIILVKECFTYFTNRRNFRLNGDLYDAVNVAEDDQWRRIRNQVTPSFTSGHIKEMFNIMQHHSHKMAAGLQSKEDNNEVITIKDIFGPYSMDVMVSCVFSVDLDSINEPSNPFITHASKLFRFPVPLFLFQGFFPFFLPLLKFLGVSLFPKSSTAFFRTVVEKIRAERNASSRKNVADILQYFINYQTKNLTKVMQNQGLNDHEILSQVTMLIFAGYETSATTLTFLAYTLARNPEVMKHLQQEIDSTFPEKGPIRYESLIQMGYLSSVVDECLRLYPPAARLERMAKGTVKIKGITIPKDMIVMIPVYALHRDPELWPNPEEFKPERFSKENKQSINPYTYLPFGIGPRNCLGMRFALVMIKLALVKVLQNYSFLVCDETEIPLRMHPEGLMGPLQPIKLKLQKRSLNSADVDD; this is translated from the exons ATGgacttttttcctttcatctccTCTGAAACATGGTTTCTTCTGATCTCATTTAtctccatatttgtttt GTATGGCCACTGGACATATGGAGTGTTTGAGAAGTTGGGGGTCAGGGGACCAAAGCCACTCATGTATTGGGGGACAGTTGGGAGGCACAACCAG gtGTACTACTTGGATGACTATGAATGTGCTAAAAAGTATGGAAGAATATGGGG CTTGTATGAGCTCAGGAGGCCCATGCTGGCTGTGATGGATCCTGAAATGCTGAAAATCATCCTTGTTAAAGAGTGCTTCACATACTTTACCAACCGAAGA AACTTCCGCCTGAATGGGGACCTCTACGACGCAGTGAACGTTGCTGAAGATGATCAGTGGAGGCGAATTCGTAACCAAGTTACTCCTTCATTCACCTCTGGGCATATAAAAGAG ATGTTCAACATAATGCAGCATCATTCCCACAAGATGGCTGCTGGCTTGCAATCTAAGGAGGACAACAATGAAGTTATTACCATAAAAGA CATTTTTGGACCCTACAGCATGGATGTGATGGTGAGCTGTGTATTTAGTGTGGACCTGGACTCAATCAACGAGCCTTCAAATCCCTTCATTACGCATGCTTCGAAGCTTTTTAGATTTCCTGTGCCTCTTTTCTTGTTTCAAG ggttttttcctttctttcttcctctgctgaaGTTTCTTGGAGTTTCACTATTCCCCAAGTCCTCTACTGCTTTCTTTAGAACAGTTGTGGAGAAAATAAGAGCAGAACGGAATGCGAGCTCAAGAAAG AATGTGGCCGATATCCTTCAGTATTTTATTAACTATCAAACAAAAAACCTCACCAAAGTAATGCAGAATCAAG GTCTTAATGATCATGAGATTCTTTCCCAAGTCACAATGCTCATCTTTGCTGGGTATGAAACTAGTGCCACCACTCTTACTTTCTTAGCGTACACATTGGCAAGGAATCCTGAAGTCATGAAACATCTGCAGCAGGAAATAGACTCAACTTTTCCAGAGAAG GGTCCCATCCGCTATGAAAGTCTGATACAGATGGGGTATCTCAGCAGTGTGGTCGATGAGTGTTTGAG actCTACCCCCCAGCTGCACGTCTGGAGAGAATGGCTAAAGGAACTGTGAAGATCAAAGGAATCACAATCCCCAAGGACATGATTGTTATGATTCCAGTTTATGCTCTGCACCGTGACCCAGAGTTGTGGCCAAATCCAGAGGAGTTCAAACCTGAGCG ATTTAGTAAGGAGAACAAACAGAGCATCAACCCGTACACTTACCTGCCGTTTGGGATCGGACCACGGAACTGTCTGGGGATGCGATTTGCTCTGGTAATGATCAAACTGGCCTTGGTGAAAGTTTTGCAGAACTACAGCTTCCTGGTCTGTGACGAGACTGAG ATCCCTCTGAGGATGCACCCTGAGGGCCTGATGGGACCTCTGCAGCCAATCAAACTAAAGCTACAGAAACGCTCCCTCAACTCAGCAGACGTGGACGACTGA
- the LOC103462633 gene encoding cytochrome P450 3A56-like: MGYFLYFSTETWTLLVAFVTLLLVYAYWPYGTFKKLGISGPKPVPFFGTMLHYRRGFFNFDQECYRKYGKIWGIXDGRQPVLCVADPEIIKAILVKECYSFFTNRRNFHLNGPLYDAVSIAEDDQWKRIRSVLSPSFTSGRLKEVSFSTFSISFNFYSNLT, from the exons ATGGGTTACTTCTTGTACTTCTCCACGGAGACATGGACTCTGCTGGTTGCCTTTGTCACGCTCCTCCTTGT GTACGCCTACTGGCCTTATGGAACTTTCAAGAAATTAGGTATCTCTGGTCCTAAACCTGTCCCATTTTTTGGAACAATGCTGCATTATCGAAGG gGGTTCTTCAACTTTGATCAAGAGTGCTATAGGAAATATGGGAAAATATGGGG TATTTWCGATGGCCGCCAGCCCGTGTTGTGTGTTGCAGATCCTGAAATCATAAAGGCCATTCTGGTTAAGGAATGCTACTCTTTCTTCACCAACCGCAGA AATTTCCATCTGAATGGGCCCCTGTATGATGCTGTATCCATTGCTGAAGATGATCAATGGAAAAGGATCCGCAGTGTCCTATCTCCTTCTTTCACYTCTGGGAGACTGAAGGAGGTGAGCTTCTCCACCTTCTCTATATCTTTCAACTTTTACAGCAATTTGACTTGA